The sequence CCGCCAACAGACAGCCTGAGTTAGTCGACTTTTCTGCCTGAAAATCATCAGTTCCGTTCACTATTTTCTCGCCCTTACTCAACCTACTGGCATCAACCCTGTTATTTTTCACTAGTTACAAAACGCGCACGTAGTTCATAAAAAAGCGAAAATGCCGGAATCGAAAATCATTTCCGACCAAAGCACCAAGGTCACCAAGGCTACAGCCACCTTTACAGGCCAGGTCTTTTCCAACATCATGCATCTCGACAAAAGCGCCGGTATTGCCAGCGTCACATTCACGCCGTGCGCTCGAACGCACTGGCACACTCACGTTGAGGGGCAAATGATCCATGTGCTCTCGGGTAGTGGATGGATTTGCGACAAGGGAGGCAAAGCCAGGCGGATCAGGGCTGGCGATACAATCTGGGCCTCTCCTGGGACGACTCATTGGCATGGGGCTGATGATGAGTCTGTCATGACGCATCTTGTCATGGTTACCGGTGAAACGAATTGGCATGAGCCCGTCACTGAGGAAGAGTACAAGATACGGGAAATATAAGACATATGGTAGAATATGGTTCACATAGTGATGACAGACAATATCACTACCCACCTAACTATCTGGTGCATGTACCAGTGGCCCACTGATGCGGTCGGGGCTGAGTGAGCCCTCCTGGACGTGAAAGCGTGCACACCTTCTCATGCGGTTTTAAACTATAAAGTCGATGCACACTGAATCACATATCtcactaaaaaaaaaatagccaGAAGTATCCTCTCGCTTAAAGTTGCAGCCAGATTTTCAGCCAGCGGCCCGTGGCGCTCCCGAAATGCTGTCCGAGTCTCGACCCTGTGGCTTTAACACGCTCAAGTGCCGCTTTATGCATATCAAGCTCAATCTGCTCTGCCGGCGCAACTAGCTGTTCAATAGCGTTGCCTAGTCAGCCTTATCGGCGAGTGAGACGGACCCAAGCAGTCACCCACTGGGGAGGCAACCCACATTGCGGCTGAATCTAGCCATCTGTCTTTACTCAAATCGCTTTCTGATTCGACGATGCGATAGTCAGCCGTTCTCGTAATTGCAGGCGGCGTAAGCGGTGTTGAGGGGACCTGCGCCACTCAGCGGCGTTGGAATGTGAGTCTAACTTGCCTAGAACCTTTTTTGAGACATATTCCCCGCTCGTTGATGCGCTGCATAATGGCATTTGAATGATTGGTTCTTTGACTTTGAATCACGAAAAAATGTGGGTTGAAAAGTCGGGTTTTCTCCAAGCTTCGCTGACGACGCGTTGCACCTTTGTTGCAAGCCAAGATTACCAACGTCAGCCCTGTGACCGATGCACCCTTCTTGCATTCGGCTTACTCTGGCTATTTGCCATCAGCCCCCGAATGCAGTTTGCACCCACCTTTTCCCATAACCCCTCAACTTAACCATGAGTCTAGACCCCTCACATGCCGAACAGGGCATCTCTTGTCTCTAGTTGCACTGAAGTGTCGCCCCAATGCGACTTAACGGCGGCGTGGCTGGCTGGAACTAACCACTACCCTGTAAGCGTTGGCccttggctgcagcatgTCTTTGAGTTGGGCGTTCAGCTGGAGTCAGCCTGCATACTATCTGTTGACCCAGCACATATGCAAGGACTGCTACTGGCCGAGACCCGGGGTTTTCGTCATCTTTCAAGTATGGTTTAACCGT comes from Fusarium falciforme chromosome 11, complete sequence and encodes:
- a CDS encoding Cupin-2 domain-containing protein; amino-acid sequence: MPESKIISDQSTKVTKATATFTGQVFSNIMHLDKSAGIASVTFTPCARTHWHTHVEGQMIHVLSGSGWICDKGGKARRIRAGDTIWASPGTTHWHGADDESVMTHLVMVTGETNWHEPVTEEEYKIREI